A portion of the Chondrinema litorale genome contains these proteins:
- a CDS encoding glycosyltransferase family 39 protein, protein MYQYFRLLSIPVLFLSSGILLAVAVYFLNTSYFDFSETIIAIYHLQEKAEIFTSQYLTEFRYEILKFTLIALAFFSPLVALYTYLNLELLYFSLKQFILFVRGLYFNLKSSYTNLTSTQKLYFKSYVLSITAVRVFLLFRYPVHIDEAFSYVFMVSKGMLVTLTYYPGPNNHIGYLISCVLADVIFSEPMLAIRIPVLLLSTFTSIFLFAVIKKYLNFNIALVASCLFSFSEYGLFYSVHGRGYELMIICFIIASISLIKIINIGSKYYFIVFIGASVLGFYTIPVFLYPFASIMLFALIYSLTEKQTRKVRWLFATGMIVFLGSLFMYMPVLFASGINALTGNKWVSKMNFDLFLEQFPFYLADTPGTFYSLDIYGTWITLLNFTFWLIVAFKPTLFEKEFNDIKKLKHTGVFLTCLYISPPIFLFVQQVLPGARIWLYLSLAEYISIVWAISLIYKKYKTSRPAHKKSAYNPEDNPESLPVNYKSFSKSSTQLKVILVLLIGYISFMTYYTGWVTVKREPIYQQQAILNKQIIDDEAQIVYVNQDLYNVFLRYEALRAHKNIFVEANNPEEREYYDFIVLRQNSAFPESLNKNLYKLFYTDEFVVAYKRIKDISDIKDY, encoded by the coding sequence ATGTATCAGTATTTCAGGCTTTTATCAATTCCTGTACTATTTCTTTCATCTGGTATTTTACTGGCAGTGGCAGTGTATTTTCTAAATACATCCTATTTCGATTTTTCGGAAACAATTATTGCCATTTATCACTTACAGGAAAAAGCTGAAATCTTTACCTCGCAATATCTCACAGAGTTCCGCTACGAAATATTAAAGTTCACGCTCATAGCACTGGCTTTCTTTAGCCCTTTAGTTGCTTTATACACTTACCTCAATCTAGAACTTTTATATTTTTCTTTAAAGCAGTTTATCTTATTTGTTCGTGGCTTATATTTTAATCTAAAGTCTAGTTACACTAACCTTACATCTACTCAAAAACTTTACTTTAAAAGCTATGTACTCAGCATTACAGCAGTTAGAGTATTTCTGCTATTTAGGTATCCTGTGCACATAGACGAGGCATTTTCTTATGTGTTTATGGTAAGTAAAGGCATGTTGGTTACACTCACCTATTACCCCGGACCCAATAACCATATAGGATATTTAATTTCTTGTGTATTAGCAGATGTAATTTTCTCTGAGCCTATGTTGGCTATAAGGATACCCGTATTACTCTTAAGTACCTTTACAAGCATTTTCCTTTTTGCTGTAATAAAGAAATACTTAAATTTCAATATTGCTCTGGTTGCCAGTTGCTTGTTTTCATTTTCTGAATATGGCTTATTTTATTCTGTACATGGGCGAGGTTACGAACTGATGATTATATGCTTTATAATTGCTAGCATTAGCTTAATCAAGATTATAAACATTGGCTCAAAATATTATTTTATTGTTTTTATTGGAGCATCTGTTTTGGGTTTTTACACAATTCCTGTATTTCTTTATCCTTTTGCTTCCATCATGCTTTTTGCATTGATATATTCCCTTACCGAAAAACAAACAAGAAAAGTCCGTTGGTTATTTGCAACTGGTATGATTGTATTTTTGGGCAGTTTATTTATGTACATGCCTGTATTGTTTGCAAGTGGTATTAATGCTTTAACTGGCAACAAATGGGTAAGTAAAATGAACTTTGATTTGTTTCTAGAACAATTCCCTTTTTACCTTGCTGATACTCCGGGCACTTTTTACAGCCTCGATATTTACGGAACTTGGATTACACTACTCAACTTTACATTTTGGTTAATAGTAGCATTTAAACCCACTCTTTTTGAAAAGGAGTTTAACGATATAAAAAAACTAAAACACACAGGAGTCTTTCTTACCTGCCTTTATATATCACCTCCTATTTTCTTATTTGTACAACAAGTTTTACCAGGAGCGAGAATCTGGCTTTATCTATCTCTAGCAGAATACATCAGTATTGTTTGGGCTATTAGCTTAATATATAAAAAGTATAAAACCTCAAGACCTGCTCATAAAAAATCAGCATACAACCCAGAAGATAATCCCGAATCTTTACCTGTCAACTATAAATCATTTTCAAAATCATCAACTCAGTTAAAAGTGATATTAGTCTTATTAATTGGCTATATCTCTTTTATGACTTATTATACTGGATGGGTTACAGTTAAAAGAGAGCCAATCTATCAACAACAAGCAATATTAAACAAGCAAATTATAGATGATGAAGCTCAAATTGTCTATGTAAATCAGGACTTGTACAATGTATTTTTAAGATACGAAGCACTTAGAGCACATAAAAATATTTTTGTTGAAGCTAACAATCCAGAAGAAAGAGAATATTACGATTTTATCGTACTTAGGCAGAATAGTGCGTTTCCTGAATCTCTGAATAAAAACCTATACAAATTATTTTATACTGATGAATTTGTTGTCGCTTATAAAAGAATAAAAGACATATCTGATATTAAAGATTATTAG
- the ribD gene encoding bifunctional diaminohydroxyphosphoribosylaminopyrimidine deaminase/5-amino-6-(5-phosphoribosylamino)uracil reductase RibD yields the protein MQRALELAKLGAGNVSPNPMVGCVIVHQDRIIGEGSHRKYGEGHAEVNAINSVKDLSVLNKAQLYVTLEPCSHFGKTPPCADLIIKHQIPEVFVAVKDPNPLVAGNGIKKLENAGIKVKCGILENEATELNKRFFTAIQKQRPYIILKWAETADGFIARKNYDSKWISSAFSRTFVHKWRAEEDAIMVGTNTALKDNPQLNVRQWDGRNPTRVVIDRNLVLPDNLKFFDDSQNTILFHINGINPVQEHHKKFGVAIEGNFLEGVMQELFKRKLHSVIIEGGAQLLNAFIEQSLWDEAKVFKSKTLFSDGIKAPVLNQKGSVVLKSLEQSDTDYLMTYTNNL from the coding sequence ATGCAGCGAGCGCTAGAGCTTGCAAAATTAGGGGCGGGAAATGTAAGCCCTAATCCGATGGTGGGCTGCGTAATTGTACACCAAGACAGAATAATTGGAGAAGGTTCTCATAGGAAATATGGCGAAGGACATGCCGAAGTAAATGCAATTAATTCGGTAAAAGATCTATCTGTGTTGAACAAAGCTCAATTATATGTTACACTGGAACCTTGTAGTCATTTTGGAAAAACTCCTCCATGTGCAGATTTAATTATAAAACATCAAATACCCGAAGTTTTTGTAGCAGTTAAAGATCCTAATCCTTTAGTTGCTGGAAATGGTATTAAAAAATTGGAAAATGCTGGGATAAAAGTGAAATGTGGGATTTTAGAAAACGAAGCAACTGAGCTAAATAAACGCTTTTTTACAGCAATTCAGAAGCAAAGACCTTATATCATTTTAAAATGGGCAGAAACTGCTGATGGTTTTATTGCCAGAAAAAACTACGATTCTAAATGGATAAGCTCAGCTTTTTCTAGAACATTTGTGCATAAATGGAGAGCAGAAGAAGATGCAATTATGGTGGGTACAAATACAGCTTTAAAAGATAATCCACAGTTAAATGTAAGGCAGTGGGATGGTAGAAATCCAACAAGAGTTGTAATTGATAGAAACCTTGTTTTACCTGATAATTTAAAGTTTTTTGATGACTCTCAAAATACTATTCTATTTCACATTAATGGGATCAATCCTGTACAAGAGCATCATAAAAAGTTTGGTGTAGCCATTGAAGGAAATTTTTTAGAAGGAGTAATGCAAGAATTGTTTAAGAGGAAATTACACTCAGTAATTATTGAAGGTGGTGCTCAACTTTTAAATGCTTTTATTGAACAAAGTTTATGGGATGAAGCAAAAGTTTTTAAGTCTAAAACATTATTTAGTGATGGAATAAAAGCTCCGGTATTGAATCAAAAAGGAAGTGTGGTTTTAAAAAGCTTAGAACAATCCGATACAGATTATCTAATGACTTACACTAATAATCTTTAA
- a CDS encoding sugar phosphate isomerase/epimerase family protein, whose translation MKDNRREFIKRAGKYTAGGIFLGSGLTLLNACGAGQGTAKEGADDVETKSIATTPFFKISLAQWSLHNSFFSGKLDNLDFAAKAKNDFGINAVEYVNQFFADKAKDQEYLAEMKKRAADLGVTNVLIMIDREGHLGSTNDDERKQAVENHYKWVEAAKFLGCHSIRVNAAGEGTEEEVASAAVDGLGSLAEFAKDHNINIIVENHGGYSSNGQWLSGVLSQVNMDNAGSLPDFGNFCIKNESTMVDGKETWSCVEEYDRYKGVKELMPFAKGVSAKTHNFNEAGIEVETDYKKMLQIVKDAGYTGYVGVEYEGQVLSEDEGIKATKKLLESVGTELNTTA comes from the coding sequence ATGAAAGACAACAGAAGAGAATTTATTAAAAGAGCAGGGAAATACACAGCAGGTGGAATATTTCTTGGTTCTGGGTTGACCCTTTTAAATGCTTGTGGTGCAGGACAAGGTACTGCTAAAGAAGGTGCTGATGATGTTGAAACAAAATCAATAGCTACTACTCCTTTCTTTAAAATATCATTAGCACAGTGGTCATTACATAATTCTTTTTTTAGTGGTAAACTAGATAATCTTGATTTTGCAGCAAAAGCTAAAAACGATTTCGGAATAAATGCTGTAGAATATGTAAATCAGTTTTTTGCAGATAAAGCAAAAGATCAGGAATATCTTGCGGAAATGAAAAAAAGAGCTGCCGATCTAGGAGTAACTAATGTCTTGATTATGATTGACAGAGAAGGACATTTAGGAAGCACCAATGATGATGAACGAAAACAAGCTGTTGAGAACCATTATAAATGGGTTGAAGCTGCAAAGTTCTTAGGTTGCCATTCAATAAGAGTAAATGCCGCAGGTGAAGGTACAGAAGAAGAAGTTGCAAGTGCTGCAGTAGATGGATTAGGTTCACTTGCAGAATTTGCTAAAGACCATAACATTAATATTATTGTTGAAAATCATGGAGGTTATTCTTCTAATGGTCAATGGTTAAGTGGAGTTTTATCTCAGGTAAATATGGACAATGCTGGTTCTCTTCCAGATTTTGGTAACTTCTGTATTAAAAATGAAAGCACAATGGTTGATGGAAAAGAAACCTGGTCTTGTGTTGAAGAGTACGATCGTTACAAGGGAGTAAAAGAACTAATGCCATTTGCTAAAGGAGTTAGTGCTAAAACACATAATTTTAACGAAGCTGGCATTGAAGTAGAAACTGATTACAAAAAAATGCTTCAAATAGTAAAAGATGCTGGCTATACTGGTTATGTGGGTGTAGAGTATGAAGGGCAAGTACTTTCTGAGGATGAAGGCATAAAAGCAACTAAAAAATTATTAGAATCTGTTGGAACAGAATTAAACACAACTGCATAA
- a CDS encoding tetratricopeptide repeat protein encodes MKYLISYWLLLCLNIALVNAQSDPYTTAQNLIQNNRFEEAIILLDEALNKSPNNPEIFFTKANCYINLGKFKEATEILEKSVEIKKDFTKSYEMLGDLYTQFRMADKAVANYELAFETDPNQENRLKYKMDIINILNIVKQQQDILPHIEEAKKISSDNFDVQFLEAEYYNYIGDFNKAKEMLDKIIPSVPNVPGNEKYFYEAGYAYHHLEQFKKADEFFAKITDGEYKPKLFQFSADYYFNLAETYYHVYEYHESEKHLNTLLKIDPTYTSAFDLQAKLTAVKTNKSEMIKVMEAAIEAIEKDGNSAPLEKIYELAILEYQNGQYEYAIESCNKILNINPAEYSVIFLKGACENQLKQSGEASATLERAVKNPKLPAEIKAKYYFLLGLIYKKAEELDQAEESFKNSMKGFFKASSIHELEMVFKQKQKLSAKK; translated from the coding sequence ATGAAGTATTTAATAAGCTATTGGTTGTTATTGTGCTTAAACATAGCACTGGTCAATGCCCAGAGCGACCCATATACCACTGCACAAAACCTTATACAAAATAATAGATTTGAAGAAGCTATTATTTTACTTGATGAAGCTCTCAATAAATCTCCTAATAACCCTGAAATATTTTTTACTAAGGCAAACTGTTACATAAACCTTGGTAAATTTAAAGAGGCAACTGAAATACTAGAAAAGTCTGTAGAAATTAAAAAAGATTTCACCAAATCTTATGAGATGTTAGGTGATCTTTATACTCAATTTAGAATGGCAGACAAAGCTGTTGCCAACTATGAATTAGCATTCGAAACAGACCCTAACCAAGAAAATCGCCTAAAATACAAAATGGATATTATTAATATCCTAAATATTGTAAAACAGCAACAAGACATTTTACCTCATATTGAAGAAGCAAAGAAAATATCTAGCGATAATTTCGACGTACAGTTTTTAGAAGCAGAATATTATAACTACATAGGCGATTTTAATAAGGCAAAAGAAATGCTTGATAAGATCATACCATCTGTACCGAATGTACCTGGTAATGAGAAATATTTCTATGAGGCTGGTTATGCATATCACCACTTAGAACAATTTAAAAAAGCAGATGAGTTTTTTGCTAAAATTACAGATGGGGAATATAAGCCTAAACTTTTCCAATTTTCAGCAGACTACTACTTTAATCTTGCAGAAACCTATTATCATGTATATGAATATCACGAAAGTGAAAAGCACCTTAATACACTTTTGAAAATTGACCCAACTTATACGAGTGCATTCGATTTACAGGCAAAATTAACTGCTGTAAAAACCAATAAATCGGAAATGATAAAAGTGATGGAAGCTGCTATAGAAGCAATAGAGAAAGATGGAAATAGTGCACCTCTCGAAAAAATATATGAATTAGCGATTCTTGAATATCAGAATGGTCAATATGAATATGCTATTGAAAGCTGTAATAAAATTTTAAATATTAATCCTGCTGAATACTCAGTAATATTCTTAAAAGGTGCTTGTGAAAACCAGCTTAAGCAAAGTGGAGAAGCTTCTGCTACATTAGAAAGAGCAGTTAAGAATCCTAAATTACCAGCTGAGATTAAAGCAAAATACTATTTCTTATTAGGATTAATTTATAAAAAAGCTGAGGAATTAGATCAGGCTGAAGAGTCATTTAAAAACTCAATGAAAGGATTTTTTAAAGCTTCTAGTATTCACGAATTAGAAATGGTTTTTAAGCAAAAGCAAAAACTATCTGCTAAGAAATAA
- a CDS encoding ABC transporter permease — protein sequence MLLSYLKIAFRMLIQQKWYTAIHIAGLSIGIACSLLVTIYISHELTYEKFNKDAERTYRINYDDPDRKIAITPNIVGPTAQAELAAVEVQTRIMVSGNTFFTYNDKSFEERFYYADSTFFDIFSFKFLLGNKPTSLNEPNELILTESIAKKHFGKDWKDKDVIGQVFMVDDKDPYKISGVIQDLPDNTDFSFKVLASFKSIDWAQEEQWGNANYYTYIKLTPNANPKETEQAMLKLFAAKQGFSIADLPRKPFLQPLLAIHTYGDLYYDYSSITDKDYLIIFGAIAFLLLTIACINYINLATAKAVERAREIGVRKVMGANKNQLLFQFLGEAFIITLSAFLLAVFLSSHLITYLNDLINRNLSLESFFTVENTLYVIAGILFITIAAGAYPALVLTKFQPVKVLKKNFKSSQSGVILRKVLVVFQYTASILLLTGTLIVKKQIDYIHNKDAGFEKQVFVLSYDKDIMGNQTGIRNKLMEIPGINKVSFSSNNPANIGSVWNMGNANIEEVSVSLVSTDEYYLNTCKIQLIAGKDFNKNTPPFINREDENDERLNEYILNQSGVKALGLTEENAIGQIIEVSERRGEVIGIVKNFHFESLHNAIEPLVITYDKNRVWDILVNMDEKYIRESIPQIESLFKEIAPSYPFDYYFVSDSYNNQYKAEERLGTISSILSIIAIIIACLGLLGLTSFTTVQKAKEISIRKVFGASIRKILILLSKDFINLLSISCLIALPISWYMSQNWLSNFIFRIDITIWLVILPILIIAFITIGTISIQLIRTAKANPVDALRKE from the coding sequence ATGCTGCTCAGTTATTTAAAGATTGCTTTCCGAATGCTCATTCAGCAAAAATGGTATACTGCTATTCATATTGCTGGCCTTTCTATTGGTATTGCCTGTTCTTTATTAGTAACTATTTATATCTCTCATGAACTCACTTATGAAAAGTTCAACAAAGATGCAGAAAGAACTTATCGCATAAATTACGACGATCCAGATAGAAAAATAGCCATAACGCCTAACATTGTTGGCCCAACTGCGCAAGCAGAACTCGCTGCAGTTGAGGTACAAACACGAATAATGGTATCGGGTAATACATTCTTTACTTATAATGATAAAAGCTTTGAAGAAAGGTTCTATTATGCAGATTCTACATTTTTTGATATTTTTTCATTCAAATTTTTATTAGGGAATAAACCAACCTCTTTAAATGAACCAAATGAATTAATATTGACAGAATCTATCGCAAAAAAACACTTTGGCAAAGACTGGAAAGATAAAGATGTTATAGGCCAAGTGTTTATGGTTGATGATAAAGACCCCTATAAAATATCTGGAGTAATACAAGACTTACCCGATAATACAGATTTCTCTTTTAAAGTATTAGCTTCATTTAAATCTATAGATTGGGCACAAGAAGAACAATGGGGTAACGCGAATTATTATACATATATCAAACTTACTCCAAATGCTAATCCCAAAGAAACGGAGCAAGCTATGCTAAAATTATTTGCAGCAAAACAAGGTTTTTCAATAGCTGATCTCCCAAGAAAACCTTTTTTACAGCCACTTCTTGCTATTCATACTTATGGAGATTTGTATTACGATTATTCAAGTATTACAGACAAAGATTACCTAATTATATTTGGAGCTATCGCATTTTTATTATTAACAATAGCCTGTATTAATTATATCAACTTGGCAACTGCCAAAGCCGTAGAAAGAGCTAGAGAAATTGGAGTACGTAAAGTAATGGGAGCTAACAAAAATCAGTTATTATTCCAATTTTTGGGAGAAGCATTCATCATTACACTTTCTGCATTCTTATTAGCAGTATTTTTAAGCTCACATTTAATTACTTATCTAAATGACCTCATAAATAGAAACTTAAGTCTAGAGTCATTCTTTACTGTCGAAAACACTTTATATGTAATCGCAGGAATTTTATTTATAACAATCGCAGCTGGTGCATATCCGGCTTTGGTTCTTACCAAATTTCAACCAGTTAAGGTATTAAAAAAGAATTTTAAATCTTCTCAAAGTGGAGTTATACTCAGAAAGGTTCTGGTTGTCTTCCAGTACACTGCTTCTATCTTATTACTTACTGGAACACTTATAGTAAAAAAACAGATTGATTATATTCATAATAAAGATGCTGGGTTCGAAAAACAGGTTTTTGTTCTTTCTTATGATAAGGATATAATGGGGAATCAAACAGGTATTCGCAATAAGCTGATGGAAATACCAGGTATAAACAAAGTATCTTTCAGTTCTAACAACCCCGCTAATATTGGTTCTGTTTGGAATATGGGAAATGCCAATATTGAGGAAGTATCTGTTTCCCTTGTTTCAACAGATGAATATTATTTAAATACTTGTAAGATTCAACTAATAGCTGGTAAAGATTTCAATAAAAACACCCCACCTTTTATAAATCGTGAAGATGAGAATGACGAAAGGCTGAATGAATACATACTCAATCAGAGTGGTGTAAAAGCACTCGGCCTTACCGAAGAAAATGCCATTGGACAAATTATTGAAGTTTCTGAAAGAAGGGGCGAGGTGATAGGAATAGTAAAAAATTTCCATTTCGAATCTCTGCATAATGCGATTGAGCCACTTGTAATCACCTATGATAAGAATAGAGTATGGGATATTCTTGTTAATATGGATGAGAAATACATAAGAGAAAGCATACCCCAAATTGAAAGCCTCTTTAAAGAGATTGCCCCCTCATATCCTTTTGATTATTACTTTGTGAGTGATTCTTATAATAATCAGTACAAAGCAGAAGAAAGACTTGGAACTATTTCTAGCATTCTATCTATTATTGCCATCATTATTGCTTGCTTAGGTTTATTAGGATTAACATCTTTTACCACAGTTCAAAAAGCAAAAGAAATTAGCATAAGAAAGGTATTTGGAGCTTCAATAAGAAAGATATTGATTCTACTTTCAAAAGACTTTATCAATCTCTTATCAATATCTTGTTTAATAGCCTTGCCAATCTCTTGGTATATGTCTCAAAACTGGCTAAGCAATTTTATATTCAGAATTGATATAACCATTTGGTTAGTAATTCTACCAATTTTAATAATTGCATTTATCACGATTGGCACTATAAGCATTCAATTGATAAGGACGGCTAAAGCCAACCCTGTAGATGCACTTAGAAAAGAATAA
- the trxA gene encoding thioredoxin, translated as MDLEVADFQENVVQDSNNQPVVVDFWAPWCGPCQVLGPVIENLAFEAAGKWKLVKINVDEHRDLAGSYNVRGIPAVKMFVNGEIISEFSGALPEPQIKEWLKKHIPDELDLELKEITNLIEQGDNKQAETRLQFVLDKVPEHSLASLYMAKLMFFTNQEKALEYLIMAEKDAELINEVLSLRSLLNILVLSKQKEGLPEAPIKSVFVEGLDALSAQNFSIAVEKFIQVVMVNKAYHNEAAREACVAIFQYLGTQHEVTKKYRRRFDMALY; from the coding sequence ATGGATTTAGAAGTTGCTGATTTTCAGGAAAATGTAGTTCAGGATAGTAATAATCAACCTGTAGTAGTTGACTTTTGGGCACCTTGGTGTGGTCCATGTCAGGTTTTAGGACCAGTAATTGAAAATTTAGCATTTGAGGCAGCTGGCAAATGGAAGTTAGTAAAAATCAATGTAGATGAGCATCGGGACCTTGCAGGGTCTTATAATGTGAGAGGAATACCAGCTGTAAAGATGTTTGTTAATGGAGAAATTATATCCGAATTCTCCGGGGCTCTTCCAGAACCACAAATCAAAGAATGGCTTAAAAAACACATTCCAGATGAACTAGATTTGGAACTCAAGGAAATAACTAACCTAATTGAGCAAGGAGATAATAAACAAGCTGAAACTAGACTCCAGTTTGTTTTGGATAAAGTACCAGAACATTCTCTAGCTTCTTTATACATGGCTAAACTGATGTTTTTTACCAATCAGGAAAAGGCTTTGGAGTACTTGATAATGGCGGAAAAGGATGCAGAACTAATCAATGAGGTATTGTCACTAAGAAGCCTTTTAAACATTCTTGTTTTATCGAAGCAAAAAGAAGGTTTGCCTGAAGCACCGATAAAGTCAGTTTTTGTTGAAGGACTAGATGCTTTATCCGCTCAGAATTTTTCAATAGCTGTCGAAAAATTTATTCAGGTTGTGATGGTCAACAAAGCATACCACAATGAAGCGGCGAGAGAAGCATGTGTGGCAATTTTTCAATATTTAGGAACTCAACATGAAGTAACCAAAAAGTATAGAAGGAGATTTGATATGGCATTGTATTAA